One part of the Alistipes onderdonkii genome encodes these proteins:
- a CDS encoding RHS repeat domain-containing protein, whose amino-acid sequence MTDETIRSTNVRGLKTHEEIFETFDKSVFSPARKAPLSARRTFYYDARNRVIQSVETTPLGYGLRISYKYDYSGNILIRDEQHNISEGEPLNLRYAYTYDGRGRQLREVVSINGKVCADVASAYDELGRLQTKTAGNGLETEHKYNIQGWLSGITHRIKAPSVNLQTGDTLWIHNIIFTEQLNYFKPQAAKPLYSGNIAEISWNRGRDVMGDNTYAYSYDMLGRLTDAELYKREPSENFPGFSPLRDNTFTERRMEYDLNGNIRSFERYNGDEILKYKYLLDGNQLVRVKHYPGTKDSEGKVAFGIEEADNPFEYDAMGNLVYDGQNQLKISYDFLNLPQKIAPAELHSQAGKLFLANYCYLWNGEKVASTDVRGNGYLYIGSVRYSLDSAKPAFESAPFAMGRIG is encoded by the coding sequence GTGACCGACGAAACCATCCGCAGTACAAACGTCCGCGGGCTGAAAACGCATGAGGAGATTTTCGAAACATTCGACAAATCCGTATTCTCCCCGGCCAGGAAAGCCCCCCTGTCCGCACGCCGGACATTCTACTACGATGCCCGCAACCGGGTAATCCAGTCGGTCGAAACCACCCCGCTCGGTTACGGTTTGCGCATCAGCTACAAATACGACTATTCGGGAAATATCCTGATCCGCGACGAGCAACATAATATTTCCGAAGGCGAACCTCTGAATCTCCGTTATGCCTACACCTACGACGGGCGGGGCAGACAACTGCGCGAGGTAGTTTCCATAAACGGCAAGGTCTGCGCCGACGTTGCGTCCGCATACGACGAGTTGGGACGCCTGCAAACAAAAACCGCCGGAAACGGCTTGGAGACCGAACACAAATACAACATCCAGGGCTGGCTCTCGGGAATCACGCACAGAATCAAAGCCCCATCGGTAAACCTGCAAACCGGGGATACGCTCTGGATTCACAATATTATCTTCACCGAACAACTCAATTATTTCAAACCGCAGGCCGCCAAACCCCTGTATTCGGGAAATATCGCGGAAATATCCTGGAACCGGGGACGTGACGTCATGGGGGATAACACCTATGCTTATTCGTACGACATGCTGGGGCGCCTGACCGATGCCGAGTTGTATAAACGCGAACCGTCCGAAAATTTTCCCGGATTTTCCCCGCTCAGGGACAACACCTTTACCGAGCGCAGGATGGAATACGACCTGAACGGGAACATACGGAGTTTCGAACGCTACAACGGCGATGAAATTCTCAAGTATAAATACCTCCTCGACGGCAACCAACTCGTCCGTGTAAAACACTATCCCGGCACAAAAGACTCGGAGGGAAAGGTAGCCTTCGGCATTGAGGAGGCAGACAATCCCTTCGAATACGACGCGATGGGAAATCTGGTATATGACGGTCAGAATCAACTGAAAATCTCATACGATTTCCTCAACCTGCCGCAAAAAATCGCACCTGCGGAGCTGCATTCGCAGGCGGGAAAACTGTTTTTAGCAAATTATTGTTATCTTTGGAATGGCGAGAAGGTCGCCTCGACTGACGTCCGGGGTAACGGATACTTGTATATCGGAAGCGTCCGTTACAGCTTAGACTCGGCAAAGCCCGCATTCGAGAGCGCTCCCTTTGCCATGGGACGCATTGGCTGA
- a CDS encoding RHS repeat protein: protein MKTYEKLAVLGDDAGEPRYVERTYFYDYKKRLMQVVERNPEGGISRTSYDYDLVGNVVRYKELRQPYAGADEDMVTASYVYDNRRRLIREVRALNYENSVAVDYEYDDLGKLVGKTTRNGGLNTTMAYNLQGWQTDMQVTDSGSPLFDTHLRYYDPQYGETTPSYAGNISEWTWRQGGESDENTYAFTYDSHSRLTDTDQYINGEFDNQFVEDYMSYDYNGNIKFLKRYEHGILKNYYVYRYNGNQLTALDDLSASSPATSSWITPASSAALGDPDPTPDPAVPVIPRDTIYSGVGYVYDSAGNVLYDSHTGLNLRYNDLNLIEKVMHGDTIVAKYSYLSDGTKFSATDSSGNGLYYSGSLIYTKHGAALTMESCAFTGGRFVATATGVEARYFVTDHLGSVRAVVNGDGEVLERNDYYPFGSRWDDGLLSDNRYRYNGNEAQAFLNNPYLDYGARQYDSDGAVWLGTDQLSELYYHIGSYAYCANNPINAIDADGRLIIFVGGFEPNRSVTSAIIGTMMLSNSLPSQMKSVMMASAAPNRDFSKKDYYDWGSVNELYIDTYNDQNALYTQGRTTLPGGSASKRYNMGLEAGRKLVQQILAGEVELTDDETIKLVGHSQGAAYAAGIAQALIDAGYQDRIGFVDYIAAHQPSGFSHPQGVLGRQFGSTRDFLSSKGKKKINNIKDENYHTDGFGSPSGHSITGKELYDFLQKCITAGVPITSN, encoded by the coding sequence TTGAAAACCTATGAGAAACTCGCCGTGCTGGGTGACGATGCCGGGGAACCCCGGTATGTGGAGCGCACTTATTTCTACGATTATAAAAAGAGGCTCATGCAGGTCGTCGAACGTAATCCCGAAGGCGGGATTTCCCGTACGTCCTACGATTACGATCTTGTGGGAAATGTCGTGCGCTACAAAGAACTTCGCCAGCCTTATGCCGGTGCCGATGAAGATATGGTGACTGCCTCATATGTCTATGACAACCGCAGGCGCTTGATCCGCGAAGTCAGGGCTTTAAATTACGAGAATTCCGTGGCTGTGGATTATGAGTATGACGACCTTGGGAAATTGGTCGGCAAAACAACGCGTAACGGAGGTTTGAATACGACGATGGCATATAATCTTCAGGGGTGGCAGACGGATATGCAGGTCACGGACAGCGGCAGCCCGCTGTTCGATACGCATCTGCGCTATTATGATCCTCAGTATGGAGAGACTACGCCCAGCTACGCGGGTAATATTTCGGAATGGACATGGCGGCAGGGTGGAGAGTCCGACGAAAACACGTATGCCTTCACCTATGATAGCCACTCCCGCCTGACGGATACCGATCAGTATATTAATGGGGAGTTTGATAATCAGTTTGTCGAAGATTACATGTCGTATGATTACAATGGTAATATTAAGTTTCTGAAACGCTATGAGCATGGAATTCTGAAAAATTATTACGTATATCGTTATAATGGGAACCAGTTGACGGCACTCGACGATTTATCGGCTTCGTCTCCTGCAACCTCTTCCTGGATAACACCTGCTTCCTCTGCCGCTCTTGGCGATCCCGATCCGACCCCCGATCCTGCCGTGCCTGTTATCCCTCGCGACACGATCTACAGCGGTGTAGGGTATGTCTACGATTCCGCGGGCAATGTGCTTTACGATTCCCATACGGGTTTGAACCTCCGCTATAATGACCTGAACCTGATCGAAAAAGTAATGCATGGCGATACGATTGTTGCAAAATATTCGTATCTTTCGGATGGCACTAAGTTCTCGGCGACGGACTCCTCGGGCAACGGTCTTTACTACTCGGGTTCTTTGATATATACCAAGCATGGCGCAGCCCTGACGATGGAGAGTTGTGCCTTCACGGGTGGTCGTTTTGTTGCGACAGCTACGGGTGTCGAAGCCCGTTATTTCGTGACCGACCATCTTGGCAGCGTACGTGCGGTAGTCAACGGCGATGGCGAAGTGCTGGAACGCAACGATTACTATCCCTTCGGCAGTCGTTGGGACGACGGCTTGCTGTCGGACAACCGCTACCGCTACAACGGCAACGAGGCTCAGGCATTTCTGAACAATCCCTACCTGGACTACGGAGCCCGTCAGTACGATTCGGACGGTGCCGTATGGCTTGGCACAGATCAATTGTCGGAGCTGTATTATCATATCGGTTCCTATGCCTACTGTGCAAACAATCCCATAAATGCCATTGACGCGGACGGACGCTTAATCATCTTTGTCGGTGGATTTGAGCCCAATCGTTCTGTTACTTCGGCAATAATAGGGACTATGATGCTCAGTAATTCGCTCCCGTCACAAATGAAATCTGTTATGATGGCCAGCGCCGCGCCGAATAGAGATTTCAGCAAAAAGGATTATTATGATTGGGGATCGGTCAATGAATTGTATATAGATACGTATAACGATCAGAATGCCTTATATACGCAGGGCCGCACAACTTTACCAGGCGGCAGTGCCTCAAAACGCTATAACATGGGACTTGAGGCCGGACGTAAACTTGTTCAGCAAATACTTGCCGGGGAAGTTGAATTGACGGATGACGAAACGATAAAACTGGTTGGGCACAGTCAGGGTGCTGCATATGCGGCCGGTATTGCGCAGGCACTGATCGATGCGGGTTACCAGGATCGTATCGGTTTTGTGGATTATATTGCAGCGCACCAGCCTTCTGGTTTTTCACATCCCCAAGGTGTGTTGGGGCGTCAATTCGGGTCTACTCGTGATTTTTTGAGCAGTAAGGGTAAAAAGAAAATAAATAATATAAAAGATGAGAATTATCATACAGATGGATTCGGATCTCCATCTGGTCATTCGATAACTGGAAAAGAGTTATATGATTTTTTACAAAAATGTATTACAGCCGGCGTACCTATCACCTCAAATTAA
- a CDS encoding glycoside hydrolase family 38 C-terminal domain-containing protein → MKRHKHSILAVLAALLWGSLSATPYRPVWEIGRKDGSAAEFALYDGAYSDLLGRFPGAAAAYDVGRSTPGEIPYILPGPQDGWAGNGNGSLLIRFGADAQASRAEMRLTLYLVESQASSPPTIEISAGGFRTSVQAPAGDDINYPDTKRTSARGLAIEALLPAGTFGAGENLLTIRNAGGSWLVWDAIVLEADRSVKCTRPGDGIALIGSHSQPGLIYGRTEEELLHPVTLTLVNWGKPQRVGWNYDGKPGGTVALSRGINTVEVNIPEGYEGRTVDFEVHPNRGKALSAAVEIAPADKYTVYLVQHTHTDIGYTKPQTEILTEHLRYIDYAVEYCDLTADYPDDAKFRWTCEASWPVREWLRIRPKAQVDKFIRYVKAGQIEVTAMFFNMSELSGENNYKTFLEPVARFRELGLPVETAMQNDVNGIAWCLADYLPDLGVKYFSIGSNNHRALVPFDRPTLYRWESPSGKGLLMFRSDHYHTGNSWGIHTGDMARLEDGVFGYIRNLKRTGYPFPVIAVQYSGYLTDNSPPSMRECDLIRAWNERYAWPKLRSATAHEFLGRIDSQYGDKLPVYRAAYPDWWTDGFGSAARETAASRKTQSDLVAIEAMLSMAQMEGTGQSGGTHEELRRIHENLLFYDEHTFGAAESIWNPGCENSQVQWAEKGSYVWEALKSTQLLYEDAIGRLQGTLYRSTHPTLTFFNPLGWERSELATVYIDFELIPADREFRIVDAAGKALRVQPIRSRREGRYYAIWAEGIPAMGYKTFEIVLGDGKAAAPRRTELRDNSLENDFYRIVFDPASGTIASLYDKELGREMVDPDSEWKLGAFVYESLNGDRRQMERKVFDNYRRSSLSDVHCPGVTSGDIYQSVRFTGKAEGCDEKFGVQVEVRLYNDVKRVELGYDFIRNPETDPSAIYVAMPWLLENAKLTFDVPGGVVRSGEDQIPGTSASWNTVQNFVAARNDDAQILVSGSEVPLYLLGKLLDDPYGQPRTYEKPHVFPWLMNNYWTTNFRASQEGEFKCGFVISSTPDTSNTAASQFGWSARIPLCTRVMPAATKANGNTRDRSFLRSGCSHVLITSCTPAAGGEGILVNLRETDGQAGTLTLLDASGRELPFTAADATGHPLDGRSVTSLALKPYENRFVLLK, encoded by the coding sequence ATGAAAAGACACAAGCATTCCATCCTCGCCGTATTGGCGGCCCTGCTATGGGGCAGCCTGTCGGCAACACCCTACCGGCCCGTATGGGAAATCGGCCGCAAAGACGGTTCGGCCGCCGAGTTCGCGTTGTACGACGGCGCGTATTCCGACCTTCTGGGCCGGTTCCCCGGCGCGGCGGCCGCGTACGACGTAGGGCGCAGCACACCGGGAGAGATCCCCTACATCCTGCCCGGGCCCCAGGACGGATGGGCCGGCAACGGCAACGGATCGCTGCTGATCCGCTTCGGGGCCGATGCGCAAGCCTCCCGGGCGGAGATGCGGCTGACACTCTACCTGGTCGAATCGCAGGCCTCGTCACCCCCGACGATCGAAATCTCCGCAGGCGGGTTCCGCACCTCGGTGCAGGCGCCTGCCGGGGACGACATCAACTACCCGGATACCAAACGCACCTCGGCACGCGGCCTTGCGATCGAGGCCCTATTGCCGGCCGGGACATTCGGCGCCGGGGAAAACCTCCTCACGATCCGCAATGCCGGCGGCAGCTGGCTCGTCTGGGACGCCATCGTCCTCGAAGCCGACCGCAGCGTGAAATGCACACGCCCCGGCGACGGCATCGCACTCATCGGAAGCCACTCGCAGCCGGGGCTGATTTACGGCCGCACCGAAGAGGAGCTGCTGCACCCGGTGACGCTGACCCTCGTCAACTGGGGCAAGCCCCAGCGTGTCGGATGGAACTACGACGGCAAACCGGGCGGGACGGTCGCACTGTCACGCGGCATAAACACCGTCGAGGTCAACATTCCCGAAGGGTACGAAGGCCGCACGGTGGATTTCGAAGTGCATCCCAACCGCGGGAAAGCCCTGTCGGCGGCGGTGGAAATCGCCCCGGCGGACAAATACACCGTCTACCTGGTGCAGCACACGCACACGGACATCGGCTATACCAAACCGCAGACCGAAATACTCACCGAGCACCTGCGCTATATCGACTATGCCGTAGAATACTGCGACCTGACGGCCGACTACCCGGACGACGCGAAGTTCCGCTGGACATGCGAAGCCTCGTGGCCCGTACGCGAATGGTTGCGCATACGTCCCAAGGCACAGGTGGACAAATTCATCAGGTACGTCAAGGCAGGGCAGATCGAGGTGACGGCCATGTTCTTCAACATGTCCGAGCTGTCGGGCGAGAACAATTACAAGACGTTCCTCGAGCCCGTGGCCCGATTCCGGGAATTGGGGCTGCCGGTCGAAACAGCCATGCAGAACGACGTGAACGGCATCGCATGGTGCCTGGCGGATTACCTGCCCGACCTGGGCGTGAAATATTTTTCGATCGGGTCGAACAACCACCGCGCCCTCGTCCCGTTCGACCGTCCGACACTCTACCGCTGGGAGTCCCCGTCGGGCAAAGGACTGCTGATGTTCCGCAGCGACCATTACCATACCGGGAACTCGTGGGGCATCCACACGGGCGATATGGCCCGCCTGGAAGACGGCGTATTCGGGTACATCCGCAACCTCAAACGCACGGGTTACCCGTTCCCGGTCATCGCCGTGCAATACTCGGGATACCTGACCGACAACTCGCCCCCGTCGATGCGCGAGTGCGACCTGATCCGCGCATGGAACGAACGCTACGCATGGCCGAAGCTACGCAGCGCCACGGCACACGAATTCCTCGGGCGCATCGACTCCCAGTACGGCGACAAGCTGCCCGTATACCGGGCCGCCTACCCCGACTGGTGGACGGACGGGTTCGGGTCGGCGGCACGCGAGACGGCAGCCTCACGCAAAACGCAATCCGACCTGGTCGCCATCGAAGCGATGCTCTCGATGGCCCAAATGGAGGGGACAGGCCAGAGCGGCGGGACACACGAAGAACTGCGCCGCATCCACGAAAACCTGCTCTTCTACGACGAGCACACCTTCGGGGCAGCGGAAAGCATCTGGAATCCCGGATGCGAAAATTCACAGGTGCAATGGGCTGAAAAGGGCTCCTACGTATGGGAGGCGCTCAAAAGCACCCAACTGCTCTATGAAGATGCCATAGGCCGCCTGCAAGGCACCCTCTACCGCTCGACGCACCCGACGCTCACGTTCTTCAACCCGCTCGGCTGGGAACGCTCGGAACTGGCGACAGTCTACATAGACTTCGAACTGATCCCGGCCGACCGCGAGTTCCGGATCGTCGATGCAGCCGGGAAAGCCCTGCGCGTACAGCCCATCCGCTCGCGCCGCGAAGGACGCTATTACGCCATCTGGGCGGAAGGAATCCCCGCCATGGGTTACAAGACCTTCGAAATCGTACTCGGCGACGGCAAGGCCGCGGCACCCCGCCGCACGGAACTCCGGGACAACAGCCTCGAAAACGATTTCTACAGGATCGTCTTCGACCCGGCTTCGGGGACGATCGCCTCGCTCTACGACAAGGAGCTGGGACGGGAGATGGTCGACCCGGACTCGGAATGGAAGCTGGGGGCTTTCGTCTATGAATCGCTCAACGGCGACCGCCGCCAAATGGAACGCAAAGTATTCGACAATTACCGGCGCTCTTCGCTCTCCGACGTGCACTGCCCGGGCGTAACGTCGGGCGATATTTACCAGAGCGTCCGCTTCACGGGCAAAGCCGAGGGATGCGACGAAAAATTCGGCGTGCAGGTCGAAGTACGCCTGTATAACGACGTGAAACGCGTGGAGCTCGGCTACGATTTCATCCGCAACCCCGAAACCGATCCTTCGGCGATCTACGTCGCCATGCCGTGGCTGCTGGAAAATGCGAAACTCACGTTCGACGTACCGGGCGGCGTAGTCCGTTCCGGCGAAGACCAGATCCCCGGCACGAGCGCCTCGTGGAACACCGTGCAGAATTTCGTCGCGGCACGCAACGACGACGCCCAGATTCTCGTAAGCGGCAGCGAGGTACCGCTCTACCTGCTCGGGAAACTGCTCGACGACCCCTATGGCCAGCCCCGCACCTATGAAAAGCCGCATGTCTTCCCGTGGCTGATGAACAATTACTGGACGACGAATTTCCGCGCTTCGCAGGAAGGGGAATTCAAGTGCGGGTTCGTCATCAGCTCAACCCCGGACACCTCGAACACGGCCGCATCGCAGTTCGGCTGGAGTGCACGCATCCCGCTCTGCACCCGCGTCATGCCGGCCGCCACGAAGGCCAACGGCAACACCCGCGACCGCTCATTCCTGCGCAGCGGATGCAGCCATGTGCTGATCACGTCATGCACCCCCGCAGCCGGCGGAGAGGGCATCCTGGTCAACCTGCGGGAAACCGACGGGCAGGCAGGCACCCTCACCCTGCTCGACGCCTCGGGACGCGAACTGCCCTTTACGGCGGCCGATGCGACAGGGCACCCGCTGGACGGCCGAAGCGTCACTTCGCTGGCTCTGAAACCCTATGAAAACCGGTTCGTACTCCTGAAATAG
- a CDS encoding LamG domain-containing protein, with amino-acid sequence MKTILKKFAAFLCAALVLCACSDDDYSEAHQTLMALIRQAESLVEESTEGIEEGDTAPGSKKALQARIDQAYYIMHNTSRDEGYRNACKQLEEAIKAFRENIVKAGIPYFNAGSKMNLGPAGDWDLTEELTWEMKIRFDEFAAGDQNVISCEQGKGAIMIRNNGANLQFYVNDGSWKGGTCCTIELNKWYHITATYKANDKMHFYLDGRLVKSFACGKAIVEPTCNLQLGTAPSYSNRYMRGNIQHVSIWADVRTEAEAAADVACDFSGTEEGLKAYWPLTLNVGSEITDMTGRHVAKMTDVKWTDPE; translated from the coding sequence ATGAAAACCATACTGAAAAAATTCGCAGCCTTCCTCTGCGCGGCACTGGTATTGTGCGCATGCAGCGACGACGACTATTCCGAAGCACATCAGACGCTCATGGCATTGATCCGCCAGGCGGAATCGCTCGTCGAAGAGTCGACGGAAGGGATCGAAGAGGGCGACACGGCCCCCGGATCGAAGAAGGCATTGCAGGCCCGCATCGACCAGGCCTATTACATCATGCACAACACCTCGCGGGACGAAGGCTACCGGAACGCCTGCAAACAACTCGAAGAAGCGATAAAAGCCTTCCGGGAGAACATCGTCAAGGCCGGAATCCCCTATTTCAACGCCGGGTCGAAGATGAACCTCGGGCCCGCAGGCGACTGGGATCTCACGGAAGAGCTGACGTGGGAGATGAAAATACGTTTCGACGAATTCGCGGCGGGCGACCAGAACGTCATCTCGTGCGAACAGGGCAAGGGTGCCATCATGATCCGCAACAACGGCGCGAACCTGCAGTTCTACGTCAACGACGGGAGCTGGAAGGGCGGCACCTGCTGCACGATCGAGCTGAACAAGTGGTACCACATCACAGCCACGTACAAGGCCAACGACAAGATGCACTTCTATCTGGACGGACGGCTGGTAAAGAGCTTCGCGTGCGGCAAGGCCATCGTGGAGCCGACCTGCAACCTGCAGCTGGGCACCGCCCCCTCCTACTCGAACCGCTACATGCGCGGCAACATCCAGCACGTTTCGATCTGGGCGGACGTCCGCACCGAGGCCGAGGCCGCAGCCGATGTGGCATGCGACTTCTCCGGGACTGAGGAAGGGCTGAAAGCCTACTGGCCGCTGACGCTCAACGTCGGCTCGGAGATCACCGACATGACCGGCAGGCATGTGGCAAAAATGACCGACGTAAAATGGACTGACCCCGAATAA
- a CDS encoding RagB/SusD family nutrient uptake outer membrane protein — protein sequence MKKILILFAAALTIGLTGCQSFLEEETYGSTTEIFKEENGIKALVYQSYTKINNLYGGDGQWPLMTELGTDIYLRGKNQGDVGLCDYYGLDATNGNVAWLWNHCYKALFNINLFFETIDQTPFADEDEKSQFKAEMYVMRALFLWIVTETWGDSYLPMTTDETEGTEARRSPRAKFYEEIIGALETAIGLFPDTRTTESGRIDMPAAKALLARMYLYNEQWDEAADMASQVIGHYGLELCPSLKDLWADDKTNNEFIWTTEFTEDDAFRQANGYWSWYAMYIDRFPGVQTMLKWTGYGGCQAIPSTYFMDLFDRDADKRWSDLHQWVWYYNDPADDRSAFPLNQWREYIDTALYLCPDVLPVEEHKRMEKTFTVFDRNDMFDADGIPQDRWTFIGMTKFYDHTRPGNMSELSDRSYPVIRLGELYLIRAEARIRSTENRDLKGAAEDITQLRKRAVNHEKPEYEEAMKVTEEDMTLDFILEERARELFGEWQRRLDLKRFGRLIDQVRIYNPDAKDNIKEYHVVRPIPQTQFDGMPDWRTLGQNEGY from the coding sequence ATGAAAAAGATACTCATCCTGTTTGCGGCGGCACTTACGATAGGGCTGACCGGATGCCAGAGCTTCCTCGAAGAAGAAACCTACGGGTCGACGACCGAGATATTCAAGGAGGAAAACGGCATCAAGGCGCTGGTATACCAGAGCTACACCAAGATCAACAACCTCTACGGCGGCGACGGACAGTGGCCGCTGATGACCGAACTGGGGACGGACATCTACCTGCGCGGCAAGAACCAGGGCGATGTGGGCCTGTGCGACTACTACGGGCTCGACGCCACCAACGGCAATGTGGCATGGCTGTGGAACCACTGCTACAAGGCGCTGTTCAACATCAACCTGTTCTTCGAAACGATCGACCAGACGCCCTTTGCCGACGAGGACGAAAAGAGCCAGTTCAAAGCGGAGATGTATGTCATGCGGGCCCTGTTCCTGTGGATCGTCACCGAGACGTGGGGCGACAGCTACCTGCCGATGACAACCGACGAGACCGAGGGCACCGAAGCCCGCCGTTCGCCCCGCGCGAAGTTCTACGAAGAGATCATCGGCGCACTCGAGACGGCCATCGGGCTATTCCCCGACACGCGCACCACGGAATCGGGGCGCATCGACATGCCCGCAGCCAAGGCGCTGCTCGCACGCATGTACCTCTACAACGAACAGTGGGACGAGGCCGCAGACATGGCATCGCAGGTGATCGGCCACTACGGGCTGGAGCTCTGCCCCTCGCTCAAAGACCTGTGGGCCGACGACAAGACCAACAACGAATTCATCTGGACGACGGAATTCACCGAGGACGACGCCTTCCGCCAGGCCAACGGCTACTGGTCGTGGTATGCCATGTATATCGACCGTTTCCCGGGCGTGCAGACCATGCTCAAATGGACGGGCTACGGCGGCTGCCAGGCGATCCCCTCGACCTACTTCATGGATCTGTTCGACCGCGACGCCGACAAACGCTGGAGCGACCTGCACCAATGGGTATGGTATTACAACGACCCGGCCGACGACCGTTCGGCCTTCCCGCTCAACCAGTGGCGCGAATACATCGACACGGCGCTCTACCTCTGTCCCGACGTACTGCCCGTCGAGGAACACAAGCGCATGGAAAAGACCTTCACGGTATTCGACCGCAACGACATGTTCGACGCCGACGGCATCCCGCAGGATCGCTGGACGTTCATCGGCATGACCAAGTTCTACGACCACACCCGGCCGGGCAACATGTCGGAGCTGTCGGATCGCAGCTACCCTGTGATCCGGCTGGGCGAACTTTACCTGATCCGTGCCGAGGCGCGTATCCGGAGCACGGAGAACCGCGACCTGAAGGGTGCCGCCGAGGACATAACCCAGCTGCGCAAACGCGCCGTCAACCACGAAAAGCCCGAATACGAAGAGGCCATGAAGGTCACCGAAGAGGACATGACGCTCGATTTCATCCTCGAGGAACGCGCCCGCGAGCTCTTCGGCGAGTGGCAGCGGCGGCTCGACCTGAAACGCTTCGGCAGGCTCATCGACCAGGTGAGGATCTACAACCCCGATGCAAAGGACAACATCAAGGAGTACCACGTCGTACGCCCCATCCCGCAGACGCAGTTCGACGGCATGCCCGACTGGAGAACCCTGGGACAAAACGAAGGATATTAA